A stretch of Ranitomeya variabilis isolate aRanVar5 chromosome 3, aRanVar5.hap1, whole genome shotgun sequence DNA encodes these proteins:
- the LOC143818299 gene encoding speedy protein 1-B-like: MAMRKRKRELIAQYEEECALSATQEEAKRRKTEDDIPQPEERAAFAALLEEEYIRRFLARDSCLKISDKYLLAMVVTYFRRAGLRSSEYGIFFFPALFLANQFEEDVPYQRKIYRWALGWTWSMKKDRLLQFRNVLLTRMEFRAWVDRATCDLIMAQDPDHWAWKRDRNIHHSWAIRWFRRNNALPCSLCNIVPCKKEEDANI; encoded by the exons ATGGCCATGAGGAAGCGGAAGAGAGAACTGATCGCCCAGTATGAAGAGGAGTG TGCACTGTCTGCCACCCAGGAAGAAGCCAAGAGGAGGAAGACAGAAGATGACATCCCCCAGCCAGAAGAGCGGGCAGCTTTCGCCGCACTCCTTG AAGAAGAATACATCAGACGTTTTCTAGCCAGGGACAGCTGTCTTAAGATTTCGGACAAG TATCTCCTCGCTATGGTCGTCACTTACTTCAGGAGAGCAGGACTACGATCTTCAGAATATGGAATCTTCTTCTTTCCAGCTCT GTTTTTAGCCAACCAGTTTGAAGAGGATGTGCCATATCAACGGAAGATCTACCGCTGGGCCCTCGGATGGACATGGAGCATGAAGAAGGACCGACTTCTACAGTTCCGCAATGTTCTTCTCACCAGGATGGAATTTCGGGCTTGGGTGGATCGGGCCACCTGTGATCTG ATCATGGCACAAGACCCTGACCACTGGGCATGGAAGAGAGACAGGAATATCCATCACAGCTGGGCAATTCGTTGGTTCAGGAGGAATAATGCCCTACCCTGCTCTCTCTGTAACATCGTTCCATGCAAGAAGGAGGAAGATGCGAATATCTAA